From Thioalbus denitrificans, a single genomic window includes:
- a CDS encoding potassium/proton antiporter, with protein sequence MDALNHALLVGAVLMFAGILLGGVSARFGLPALLVFLVVGMLGGEDGPGGIAFDDYGISVLVGNLALAVILLDGGLRTRYATFRVALGPSLSLATVGVLITAGLLGASAAWLLGVDWRLGLLLGAVVGSTDAAAVFSLLRAGGVRLNDRVAAALELESGLNDPMAVFLTLTLVAVLSGQMTEPATALPLALFKQFGLGLAAGVGFGHAIGWVQDHARVGEGLQALLLASAGVLVFALTNALGGSGFLAVYLVGLTAGNRERPVGEGALRAMDGLAWLAQSGMFLLLGLLVAPREGLAVAGPALLLAGILMLVARPLAVWLTLLPFRFAAREVAFIAWVGLRGAVPIVLALFPLLAGVEGAELIFNITFYVVLLSLLLQGTSLAWVARRLKVCVPPRPEPFSSVPLDTGAGEAFALVQYRVLPESRAAGHVPATLRLPERCEAVAVFRGGLRFTDLAALRLEVGDIVSLLAPAAFSERLAEWFRSDTGPFAAREVYGDFTLDAGARVADVVSFYNAGEVPPPLAAATLAEALERLLHHRAVEGDEVVIGNLHLTVREMVNGEIRKVGLKLLRPAE encoded by the coding sequence ATGGACGCCCTTAACCACGCCCTGCTGGTGGGCGCCGTCCTGATGTTCGCCGGGATTCTCCTCGGCGGGGTCTCGGCGCGCTTCGGGCTGCCGGCGCTGCTGGTGTTCCTGGTGGTGGGCATGCTGGGCGGGGAGGACGGCCCCGGGGGCATCGCTTTCGACGACTACGGCATCAGCGTGCTGGTGGGGAACCTGGCGCTGGCGGTGATCCTGCTGGACGGCGGGCTGCGCACCCGCTACGCCACCTTCCGCGTCGCCCTCGGGCCCTCCCTGTCGCTGGCCACCGTGGGCGTGCTCATCACCGCCGGCCTGCTGGGTGCGAGCGCGGCCTGGCTGCTGGGGGTGGACTGGCGCCTGGGCCTGCTGCTGGGCGCCGTGGTGGGCTCCACCGATGCGGCCGCCGTCTTCTCCCTGCTGCGCGCCGGCGGCGTGCGCCTCAACGACCGTGTCGCCGCGGCCCTGGAGCTGGAGTCGGGCCTCAACGATCCCATGGCCGTCTTTCTCACCCTGACCCTCGTCGCCGTCCTGAGCGGCCAGATGACGGAACCGGCGACGGCGCTGCCCCTGGCGCTGTTCAAGCAGTTCGGGCTGGGGCTGGCGGCGGGAGTCGGGTTCGGACACGCCATCGGCTGGGTGCAGGACCACGCCCGGGTGGGCGAGGGGCTCCAGGCCCTGCTGCTCGCCTCCGCCGGGGTGCTGGTGTTCGCCCTGACCAACGCGCTGGGCGGCAGCGGCTTCCTGGCCGTCTACCTGGTGGGGCTGACCGCCGGCAACCGCGAGCGGCCCGTGGGCGAGGGCGCCCTGCGCGCCATGGACGGGCTCGCCTGGCTGGCCCAGTCGGGGATGTTCCTGCTGCTGGGGCTGCTGGTCGCCCCCCGGGAGGGGCTGGCGGTGGCCGGGCCGGCGCTGCTGCTGGCCGGCATCCTGATGCTCGTCGCCCGCCCGCTGGCGGTCTGGCTCACCCTGCTGCCGTTCCGGTTCGCCGCCCGCGAGGTGGCCTTCATCGCCTGGGTGGGGCTGCGCGGGGCGGTGCCCATCGTGCTGGCCCTGTTCCCGCTGCTGGCCGGGGTGGAGGGGGCGGAGCTCATCTTCAACATCACCTTCTACGTGGTGCTGCTGTCGCTGCTGCTGCAGGGCACCAGCCTGGCCTGGGTGGCGCGGCGCCTGAAGGTGTGCGTGCCGCCCCGCCCCGAGCCCTTCTCCAGCGTCCCGCTGGACACCGGCGCCGGCGAGGCCTTCGCCCTGGTCCAGTACCGGGTGCTGCCGGAAAGCCGCGCCGCGGGCCACGTGCCCGCCACCCTGCGCCTGCCCGAGCGCTGCGAGGCGGTGGCGGTGTTCCGCGGCGGGCTGCGCTTCACCGACCTGGCCGCCCTGCGCCTGGAGGTGGGGGACATCGTCTCCCTGCTCGCCCCCGCGGCGTTCAGCGAGCGGCTCGCCGAGTGGTTCCGCAGCGACACCGGCCCCTTCGCGGCCCGCGAGGTGTACGGCGACTTCACCCTCGACGCGGGCGCCCGCGTGGCCGACGTGGTGAGCTTCTACAACGCCGGCGAGGTGCCCCCGCCGCTGGCCGCCGCCACCCTGGCCGAGGCGCTGGAGCGGCTGCTCCACCACCGGGCGGTGGAGGGCGACGAGGTGGTCATCGGCAACCTGCACCTGACGGTGCGGGAGATGGTCAACGGCGAGATCCGCAAGGTGGGCCTCAAGCTCCTCCGCCCCGCGGAGTGA
- a CDS encoding TonB-dependent copper receptor, translating to MRTALSAAILAALPAANVLAQENTELVSEAVYLGEVVVTAPQMEDPLTVVTDPKAPVQPVPAADGAAYLKNIPGFSVVRKGGTSGDPVFRGMSGSRINILLDDANILGGCGMRMDPPTAYVYPESYDRITVLKGPQTVLYGTPTSGATVRFERDTPRFDAPGVRANGSLMLGSFGRNDQVLELTGGSTQGYLRGSATRSDSDNYEDGDGNELHSFYTRWSGSLVAGWTPDDTTLVELSLDRSDAEAAYADRPMDGVKFDRTGYGLKVEKSFAAGLLERLDLNVYHNYVDHVMDNYTLRDTMAMPMVSNPDRDTVGARLAAQLNLGEATFATVGVDYQENEHTLRKAMGMAVSTYTSLPRAKDARFKETGLFGELNHALGDRDRLVAGLRTNWAEAEALMAGGYGGAAPGTEDEDTLVSGFARWEHDLDTLPWTFSAGLGLAERAPDYWERRQVFDLDTEKTLQLDLGATYRSERLRATVSAFAARHDDYILINYSDPKILANGAAENIDARTWGLEADFSYELVRNWRLNGALAYVYGENETYDYALALMPPLEGRLGLAYDNGTWSGGVSVRAVAEQDRVDAGSGSIASVDMGETGGFTVWSLNAGYRLNRNALFTAGVDNLFDATYVEHISRNTFAGLNPPTERVNEPGRTLWVKANLKFE from the coding sequence ATGCGCACCGCGCTTTCAGCCGCGATTCTCGCGGCCCTGCCTGCCGCCAATGTCCTGGCGCAGGAGAATACCGAGCTGGTCTCCGAGGCGGTCTACCTGGGCGAGGTGGTGGTCACCGCCCCGCAGATGGAGGATCCCCTCACCGTGGTCACCGATCCCAAGGCGCCGGTGCAGCCGGTGCCGGCGGCCGACGGCGCCGCCTACCTGAAGAACATTCCCGGCTTCTCCGTGGTGCGCAAGGGCGGCACCTCGGGCGACCCGGTGTTCCGCGGCATGAGCGGTTCGCGCATCAACATCCTGCTCGACGACGCCAATATCCTCGGCGGCTGCGGCATGCGCATGGACCCGCCCACCGCCTACGTCTACCCGGAGTCCTACGACCGCATCACGGTGCTCAAGGGGCCGCAGACGGTCCTCTACGGCACGCCCACCAGCGGGGCGACGGTGCGCTTCGAGCGCGACACGCCGCGCTTCGACGCCCCCGGGGTGCGGGCCAACGGCAGCCTCATGCTCGGCAGCTTCGGGCGCAACGACCAGGTGCTCGAGCTCACCGGCGGCAGCACCCAGGGCTACCTGCGGGGCAGCGCCACCCGCTCCGACTCCGACAACTACGAGGACGGCGACGGCAACGAGCTCCACTCCTTCTACACCCGCTGGAGCGGCAGCCTGGTGGCGGGCTGGACGCCAGACGACACCACCCTGGTGGAGCTGTCGCTGGACCGCAGCGACGCCGAGGCCGCCTACGCCGACCGTCCCATGGACGGGGTGAAGTTCGACCGCACCGGCTATGGCCTGAAGGTGGAGAAGTCCTTCGCCGCCGGTCTCCTGGAGCGGCTCGACCTGAATGTCTATCACAACTACGTGGACCACGTGATGGACAACTACACCCTGCGCGACACCATGGCCATGCCCATGGTCAGCAACCCCGACCGCGACACGGTGGGCGCCCGGCTCGCCGCCCAGCTCAATCTCGGCGAGGCCACCTTCGCCACGGTGGGCGTGGACTACCAGGAGAACGAGCACACCCTGCGCAAGGCCATGGGGATGGCCGTCTCCACCTACACCAGCCTGCCGCGGGCCAAGGACGCCCGCTTCAAGGAGACGGGCCTGTTCGGGGAGCTGAACCACGCCCTGGGAGACCGGGACCGCCTGGTGGCGGGACTGCGCACCAACTGGGCCGAGGCCGAGGCCCTCATGGCCGGCGGCTACGGCGGCGCCGCCCCCGGGACCGAGGACGAGGATACCCTGGTGTCCGGATTCGCCCGCTGGGAGCACGACCTCGATACCCTGCCGTGGACCTTCAGCGCCGGCCTGGGGTTGGCGGAGCGGGCCCCCGACTACTGGGAGCGGCGGCAGGTCTTCGATCTCGACACGGAGAAGACCCTGCAGCTCGATCTCGGCGCCACCTACCGCAGCGAGCGCCTGCGGGCGACCGTCTCCGCCTTCGCCGCGCGCCACGACGACTACATCCTCATCAACTACAGCGATCCGAAAATCCTGGCCAACGGCGCGGCGGAGAACATCGACGCGCGCACCTGGGGCCTGGAGGCGGACTTCTCCTACGAGCTGGTGAGGAACTGGCGCCTCAACGGCGCCCTGGCCTACGTCTACGGCGAGAACGAGACCTACGACTACGCCCTGGCGCTGATGCCGCCGCTGGAGGGCCGCCTCGGCCTGGCCTACGACAACGGCACCTGGTCGGGCGGGGTCTCCGTGCGGGCCGTGGCGGAGCAGGACCGGGTGGACGCCGGCAGCGGCAGCATCGCCAGTGTCGACATGGGCGAGACCGGCGGCTTCACCGTCTGGTCCCTCAACGCCGGCTACCGCCTCAACCGGAACGCCCTGTTCACCGCCGGCGTCGACAACCTGTTCGACGCCACCTACGTGGAGCACATCAGCCGCAACACCTTTGCCGGCCTCAACCCGCCCACCGAGCGGGTCAACGAGCCCGGCCGCACCCTCTGGGTCAAGGCCAACCTGAAGTTCGAGTAG